The window GCCGGTGGAATTCCTGGGCATGGAGTTCGGCAGAGTCGTGGCGATCAATCTGGATTTCGACGCGAAAAAACGCAGTTTCCCGGTCAATGTCGGGATCATGATCTACCCGCAACGACTCGGCCAGGCCCACACCAAAATGCTCGAGGTGTTGAAGCATGACCCCAACGACGAAGCCGCTGGCGTACGTTTGATGGGTTCTTTCATCGAAAACGGTCTGCGGGCCCAGGCTCGAAGCGGCAATCTGTTGACCGGTCAGCTCTACATTGCGCTCGACTTCTACCCCAAGGCGGAGAAAGTCGTCTTCGACCCGACCGCCCGTCCAGTCGCTATCCCGACTATTCCTGGCAGCCTCGAGCAGTTGCAGGAAAAACTCGAGGGCATGGTTAACAAGATCAACCAACTGCCCATCGAACGCATTGCCGGCAACCTGGACAGCAACCTCGTCGAACTGCGTAAAGGTCTGGCGCAATTCAACGCCAAGACTTTGCCTGGCGTGCAGACCACCCTGGCGGATGTCAGCAAGACCCTGCAATCGGCCAGTTCGACCTTGGCCGAAGACTCGCCGCAACGCGAACAATTAGGTCAAACCCTCGACGAGCTCGGGCGCATGTCGCGATCCTTGCGTGAACTCTCGGATTACCTGGGACGCCATCCGGAATCGCTGATTCGCGGTCGTCCCGACAATGCCGCGCCGATGGATATGCAGGGGCCACCGCGCAAATGACCACAGGAGCATCACTCATGGTTTATCCGCTGAAGATCAGCTTGGTCACTGCATTGTTGCTACTGGCTGCATGCCGCAGTGATCCAATTCAATTTCACACCCTGATTCCGGCTCAACCGGGACTTGCGGCGCGCAACAGCGGTGCGGAAATCCAGATCGAGGGCATTAGCGTGCCGCCCCAGGTCGATCGTCCGCAGATCGTCATTCGCCAAGGCAACAGTGGCATGGCAATCCTCGAAACCGAGTGGTGGGCGGCGAGCCTGGTGGATGAATTGCGCAGCGCGCTGATCGATCAAATGGTCAACAGCAATCCCCGGCGCAACGTATCGGTGCGGATAGAGGTGCAGCGATTCGATTCGATTCCCGGTCAATATGCGTTGATCGACGTCAAGTGGCGCCTGCGCAATCTGAGTGAAAGTGATGCCGCGCTGGTCACCTGCCGCAGCACTTTGCAGACGCCTTCAGGCGCTTCCATCGATGAGCTGGTGGCGGCTCAACAAAACAATGTCAGACGCCTGGCTGCGCTGATCAGCCAGGCCGCTGGCGGAATACAAAAAGGGTGTCCATCGGCTTAATCAAGCCATCACGCGACCTGTAGCAGCTGGCGAAGCCTGCGTTCGGCTGCGAAGCAGTCGTCAATCCAGCCAGTTCGATTTACCTGAAACAGCGTGGTGCCTGATTTCACGACTGCTTCGCAGCCGAACGCAGGCTTCGCCAGCTGCTACAGGTGATGCGTTGCTACTGAAATTTTGACGCTTTTTTCTCATTTAACACTTTACATTTGCCGCGCCTTGAACATGCAAATGATTCGTATTGAACTACACTGATCGACGACCCTTTCCCGTCGATTCTGCCGAGTTTGCGCGCAGGATTTTAATAAAAACAGGAGCTGCCAACGCATGAATCCCCCGTTCCCTTCTTTCCTGAAAACAGCACTGCTGGCCACCGCTTTGGTGAGTGCCGGTTATGTGTATGCGGCGGATGCCGATGGCATTGTGGTCTACAACGCCCAGCACGAAAGCCTGACCAAATCCTGGATCGAAGGCTTTACCAAGGAGACCGGAATCAAGGTCACCCTGCGCAATGGTGACGACACCGAGATGGGCAATCAGATCGTGCAGGAAGGCACGGCCTCCCCGGCCGACGTGTTCCTGACCGAAAACTCCCCGGCCATGGTGCTGGTCGACAATGCGGGGCTGTTTGCACCGGTTGCGCCGGCCACCCTGGAACAGGTCGGCAATGCTTACCGCCCGGCCCATGGCAAATGGGTGGGGATCGCCGCGCGCTCCACGGTATTTGTCTATAACCCGAGCAAACTGCCCGAAGCCGAACTGCCAAAGTCACTGATGGACCTTGCTGGCCCGAACTGGAAAGGTCGCTGGGGCGCTTCACCGGCCGGTGCCGACTTCCAGGCCATCGTCGCTGCCGTGCTGGAACTCAAGGGTGAAGTCGCGACCCTGGAATGGTTGAAAGGGATGAAAACCAACTTTACCGCGTACCGGGGCAACAGCTCCGTGCTCAAAGCGGTCAATGCCGGGCAGATCGACAGCGGCGTGATCTACCACTATTACAGCTTCGGCGACCAGGCCAAGACCGGCGAGAACAGCAAGAACACCACCCTGCACTATTTCAAGCACAAGGATCCGGGTGCGTTTGTCAGTGTCTCCGGTGGCGGCGTGCTGGCGTCCAGCAAACACAAGGAACAAGCCCAGGCGTTCCTCAAATGGATTACCGGCAAAGATGGCCAGGCCATCCTCAAAACCGGCAAATCGTTCGAATACGCGGTGGGCAAGAACGCTGAATCCAATCCAAAACTGGTGCCTTTGCAGCAACTCGACGCGCCGACAGTCGATGCTTCAAAACTCGACAGTAAAAAAGCCGTGGAGCTGATGACACAGGCGGGACTGCTCTAATTGCTGCCTGAAACCTTGCCGGCGGGTGTCGCTGAGGCGATACCCGCGAATTTGCGACGACGATCCCGCGGCCTCTTCGCGGGACGTGGTGGCGCGTGGGTGATCGGTTTGTCGGTGCTGATTTCGCTGCTGTCACTGCTGCCGATTGCCTTCGTCATCGGCGTATCGTTTCAGACAGGCTGGGCGACCCTTGTGCCGCTGGTATTCCGGCCGCGGGTCGCTGAATTATTGATCAACACCGTTTTGCTGGTGGTGATCACGATTCCGTTGTGCGTCACGTTAGGCCTGTCGCTGGCCTGGTTGACAGAGCGCACCAACCTGCCGGGGCGGCGCTGGTGGTCGTTGCTGGCGACCGCGCCGCTGGCGGTGCCAGCGTTCGTGCACAGCTATGCGTGGGTCAGTCTGGTGCCGCCGATTCACGGACTGTTTGCCGGGGTGCTGGTCTCGGTCATCGCTTACTTCCCGTTCTTGTATTTGCCGATAGCCGCCACCCTGCGCAGGCTCGATCCAGCCATCGAAGACGTTGCCGAATCGCTGGGGCTCAAGCCTTGGGCGATATTTTTCCGTGTGGTGTTGCCGCAACTGCGCCTGGCCATTTGCGGCGGCGCATTGCTGGTGGGCCTGCATCTGCTGGCCGAATATGGTCTGTACGCGATGATCCGTTTTGACACCTTCACCACGGCCATCTTCGATCAGTTCAAGTCCACCTTCAACGGCCCCGCCGCCCACATGCTGGCCAGCGTGCTCGCCTTATGCTGCTTGGTGATGCTGACCGCAGAATCGGCCGCTCGTGGTACGGCGCGCTACGCCCGGGTCGGGTCGGGAAGCGCTCGCGAACAGCGGGTGGTGCGCCTGAAACCCGCAACCACCCTCCTCGCCCTGACCGTCCAGATGGCGACCTGCGCACTGGCACTCGGCGTGCCACTGGTGACTTTAGGTAACTGGCTGATCGCCGGCGGCACGCAGGTGTGGCAAATGGACGAGCTTCTGCCGGCGCTGGAACAGACGCTGCTGCTCGGCGTTGCGGGCGCCGCCGTCACCACCTGCGCTGCCATCCCGATTGCCTGGCTGTCGATTCGCGCTCCGGGCCGGTTGCAACGCGTATTGGAAAGCTGCAACTACATCACCAGTTCGTTGCCCGGGATCGTCGTGGCCCTGGCCTTGGTGACTGTCACCATCCATTTTGCCCGGCCGATTTACCAGACGACGGTCACGGTGCTGCTAGCGTACCTGCTGATGTTTTTGCCCCGCGCCCTGGTGAGTTTGCGCGCCGGCATCGCCCAGGCGCCGGTAGAGCTGGAAAACATGGCCCGTAGCCTCGGCCGTTCCCCAGCCCGGGCATTGTGGCTGATCACCCTGCGTCTGGCCGCGCCCGGCGCTGCCGCTGGCGCCGCGCTGGTGTTTCTGGCGATCACCAATGAGTTGACCGCCACCCTGCTGCTCGCCCCCAACGGCACACGCACCCTGGCCACCGGGTTCTGGGCGATGACCAGCGAAATCGACTACGCCGCCGCTGCGCCCTATGCCCTGTTGATGATCCTGCTGTCGCTGCCCTTGACCGGACTTCTTTATCACCAATCCAAACGAACGGCTGGCCGATGAACGCTCTCGAACTCCATTCCATTTCCAAGTCCTACGGCGCCCATCAAGCGCTGGAGAGCATCAATCTGTCGGTACCCACAGGCAGCCGAACGGTCATCGTCGGCCCGTCCGGCTCAGGTAAAACCACTTTGTTGCGGATGATCGCCGGCTTCGAATTCCCGGACTCGGGGCGTCTTTCGCTCAATGGCCAAACGCTCGTCGACAGTACCCACGAAGTCCCGGCGCATCAGCGTTTGATTGGTTATGTTCCGCAGGACGGCGCCTTGTTCCCGCACATGACCGTGGCCGCGAACATCGGTTTCGGGCTTTCGATCAGGGGCGGTGCAAAACAGGAGCGAGTCGCTGAGTTGATGGACAGCGTGGCGCTGGATGCGAGCATGGCCAACCGTTGGCCCCACGAGCTCTCCGGCGGCCAGCAACAGCGCGTCGCACTGGCGCGGGCGTTGGCCCAACAACCGCGTTTGATGCTGCTGGACGAGCCGTTTTCGGCCCTCGACACCGGGCTTCGTGGCGCCATGCGCAAAATGGTCGCCCGGCTGCTGACCGACGCCGGCGTGACCACCATTCTGGTCACCCATGACCAGAGTGAAGCCTTGTCGTTCGCCGATCAGCTGGCGGTGATGCGTGACGGTCGGCTGGTGCAGTCGGGCCATCCGCTGGACCTTTACCGCTACCCCGAGGATGAACAAACCGCGCTGTTTCTCGGGGATGCCATCGTCATGCCCGCCCGAATCGAAGCCGGCTGGGCCCATTGCGACCTTGGCCGGATACCGGTGAACAATCACCGGGCCAATAAATCGGCGCAGATCATGCTGCGCCCCGAACAATTGCAACTCGTCAGCATCCAGCCCAACCCATCCAAGGCTGGCGGGTGTCGCGCCGTCGTGACCGAGCGGGATTTCAGCGGCAATACCTGCACCTTGACCGTGGAACTGGAGGCTTTGGCGTCCGGGCAACAGCCTGGGCGATCATTGATGGTGCGCAGTTCTGGCCTGTATGCGCCACCTGCCGGCAGTGCAGTTCACGTTTCGACAATCGGCCATGCCCACGTACTGAGCGAAACGTGAACCCCTTCCATCAAAGATCGAACCGGTCCACAGCACGACGTCGCTCGTTATCATCGCGCACGTCGTAGTTGGCCGTGGTCTGGATGTTGCTGTGATGGGCGAGTTTCTGGGCGATCGACAAGTCGTACTCCTCAATCACTCGGGTAATGAACGAACGTCGGAAATCATGCGGCATGATTTTCACCCCGACCTGCGCGCCCCGCTGGCGGGCGATGTAATAGATCGCATGTTTGGTGATGCGCTCGCGGGTGATGTGGCTGCCGCGGCGGATGCGATTGAACAGAAATGAATCGTCCGTTTCGCCCTCCTTCAATAGCGAGCGCCGCAGTTCCAACCAGTCATTGAGTTTGGCGAACGCCCAGGCCGGTGCGTACTTGATCAGTTGCTTGTTGCCCTTGGCGGTCACACGGAGGCTGCGCTCGGCGAAATCGACCTGCTTCAGGTCCAGGTTTACCGATTCCGATTTGCGCATGCCCGAGCCATACAAAATCCCGATGATCGCCGCATCCCTCAACCCTTGTGGCCGTGGATCGGCAGCACAGACCGCCATCAGTTCCTGGATCAGCGTGCGCCTGAGGTTGCGCCCCTGGGATAATCGCGTGCCGGCAATTCCCTTGACCGAGCGCATTTTCAGCAAGTGCTCCTGACTGATCAGGCTCATGCGCCACGCCTCGTTCATCACCCCGCGCACCGCATTGACGTACAGCGAAGAGGTGTTGGGCGCATAGCCGTCGGTGCGCAAGGTGGCGACCAGCGCGATGACATCTTCCGGTTGCAGGTTGTGCCAGGGAATCTCCTCGACGTTCATGTCTTCGAAGCCCAACCGGTCAGCGGCGTCCTGCAACACATAACGCATGGTCAGCTGGCTGGAGGGCGCCAGACGTGCCAGGTACAGGGTCAGCGGGTTGGTCTTTGAGGGAATGGAATCGGTTGCGGGTAAGTCAATCAAACGAAACGGCCTTAAGTGGAAAACAGTTCATTAAACAACTAAGGATTGAAACATCCTTCATATAGCGCGGAACACTTCTGTAGGAATTTCCACTAAAAAACTCGATGAACGGCAGAAGTCTGAACAGTGACTGTATGACTTTCAGGTAAGCAATTCACCCACCGGTTTTCTCGTGCCCCTTTCACAAAACCAGACATAACCTTCAATCAATCCAGTGAGCCTCGGTGGGCTCCCAACCTGCCGGCCACGGCTGTAAATGTCAAATACAGTGTGCGTCTGGTCGTTAGCTAAATCATTGAAATCACGTTTCTTTCGGCATTGACGCTGAAGGATGGCTTACGCCCGAAAGTTCTCCAGCAACCAGGCTTTTTCCTGTTGTCCCGTTCCAGTACCGGCGATGAAGAAACTGCCGTCGTAACGCAAGTATTGCGTTTCGCTCAATACCGCCGCGAGGCCGTGGCTTGGAGTCTGAAACGTCTGGACGTGGCGTTGTCCAGCACGATAGACGAATTGAAATATGACCACGCCTATCCTGACGCCGCACAGCAGCGAGTCGACCGTCATCGCCCTCAACGCTCGCCCTGCTCTCGCATCCGGACTCAGGAGTGCCCCATGAAAATCAGTGTATTTGGTAGCGGTTACGTTGGCCTGGTGCAAGCGGCTGTCCTGGCTGAAGTCGGCCACGACGTGGTCTGCATGGACATTGACGAGCGCAAAGTCGAACGGCTGCAACAAGGCCACGTGAGCATTTTCGAACCGGGGCTGGCCAGCCTGGTGCGCGAAGGCCTGGAAGCCCATCGTCTACAGTTCACCACTGACGAGCAGTTTGCGGTGCAGCATGGCCAGGTATTGTTTATCGCCGTCGGTACACCGTCCCGGGACGATGGCTCGGCGGATCTGCGTTATGTGCTGGCGGTGGGCGAAGCCGTGGCGCGTCATCGTGAACAGCCGGTGATTCTGGTGGAAAAATCCACGGTGCCGGTGGGCACGGGTGACACCTTGCGCGCACACATCGACAAGTGCCTGATCAAGGTCGGTCGGCTGCTGCAGTTCGATATCGTCTCCAACCCGGAGTTTCTGAAAGAAGGCTCAGCCGTGGCCGATTGCCGACGTCCGGACCGGATCGTCATCGGCTGCGAACGCGATGAAGTGCGTGACGTAATGCGTGACCTCTACGCGCCCTTCAACCGCAACCATGACCGGGTCATGTTCATGGACCTGCGCAGCGCCGAGCTGACCAAGTACGCCGCCAACTGCATGCTGGCGACCAAAATCAGCTTCATCAACCAGATCGCCGAACTGGCTGAACACCTGGGCGCCGACATCGAATCGGTGCGCCTGGGCATCGGTGCCGACTCGCGCATTGGTTACCACTTCATCTACCCCGGCTGCGGCTATGGCGGCTCGTGCTTTCCCAAGGACATGCGCGCGCTGATCCACAGCGCCGAACAGGCGCATTGCTCCAGCGATTTGCTGCAAGCGGTGGAAGCGATCAACCAGCGTCAGAAGCACAAGTTGTTCGAGCGTATCAACGCGTTCTACCGGGGTGATTTGCGTGGCAGGACCTTCGCCGTGTGGGGGCTGGCGTTCAAACCGAACACCGACGACATGCGCGATGCACCGAGCCGGGTGCTGCTGGAATCGCTGTGGGCCGCCGGGGCCAATGTCCGCGCGTTCGACCCGGAAGCCATGCAGGAAACCCAGCAACTGTATCCCGATGAATCCCGGTTGATGCTGATGGGCACGCCGGAATCGGTATTGTCCGGCGCTGACGCGCTGATCATCTGCACCGAATGGCAGCAGTTCAAGGCCCCGGATTTCAGCCTGATCCAGCAGCGACTCAACGCACCGGTGATCTTCGACGGACGCAACCTGTACGACGCCGATCGCCTGGCCCGCGCCGGTTTCATGTACTTCCCGATGGGCCGTGGTGAGTCGCGCAACTTGCCGATTCCGCATCAGCAGTGGCCCGCTGCTTCGGTCGTCGCTTGAATACGATGTCAGCCGTTATCAGAGCGGCGCCTTCAAATCGACCCCCAACGCCTGGGCAAACGCCTTGACCAGCGGACTGCGCACAGTGTTGTGACGAAGGATCAGATTGAACGGGGTGCTGATGTTGATCAGGTCCGGGCGCACAGCCCGGAACTGTCCCTGCGCCACCATCGACGCGGCGTAATGCTGTGGCAGAAAACCCACGAAACGCCCGGTCTTGATCAACAATGCCACCGCTTCGACCTGGCTGGCCGAGGCGGAAAAGCTGTCGTAGTGGGCAAAATTCAGTTTGTCGCGATGAATCGCATAGCGGTGGTTGATGCACTCGTAATCCTTGAGCACATGACTGCCGATTTCTGCGTCCGGCACCGTGAATAACGGATGACCGACCGCGCAATAAACTTCAGAGCGTTCTTCATAAAGCGGGTAGTAATCAAACTCTTCGCGCTTCTGATAAACCGGCACGATCCCCGCCACTAACCGTCCCTCTACAACACCTCTTTCCACCTCATCCAGTTGTGAGGCTTGAAGTTGAAATCTTACTTTCGGCGATGTTTCATTAATTGTTCTAAGCGCAGCAACTAACGGCGAATTAGCATCGGAAATCGTATTATCAATAACCCCCACGCCAAGGTCACCGATCAGTTCATTCTGAGCTGAACTAAGGCGGTCGCGAAAGTTGTCGACCGAGGCAAATAAATCAATGGACGCCTGATACACCAGGCGACCCTCTTCGGTCAGGTGAAAACCCTCGCGACCGCGGGTGCACAGGCGCATGCCGATGCGGATCTCCAGGTCGGAGATCTGTTTGCTGATGGCTGCCAGACCCACATTCAGCTCATTCTGGGCAGCACTGAAGCCGCCGGCTTCGACCACTGCCTTGAATACTTTGAGCAGTTTGAAATCCAGGCCGCTGAGGGTCAGCGGTGCCCGATGACCCGTTTTCAGCGGCGGGTTTCCGGAATTGGAAAGTGGGGTTTCCATAATGCCTATTTACCTCTGGCGCCCTATTCAACAACCTGTGTCCAACAACAAAAATAGTGCTGGTAAATAATAATGACCACAGAAAACCAGGCTTGGCAACCGCTAATAAATCCCGCACATCAGTGCCAACTCACTGATTTCGAACTATTAAAAGCTGACACTTCGATCAGCTCTCGTAACGATGCAACTGCGCTTTCCCCCTGCCCTTGAATAATGTTTAGGCCAAACCACGCCCAATTGATTTGCGGCGAGTGTTTCAGGCCCGGCACACCGATTTCAGTTCGCTTTACCGACGAGGAAAACAACAATGTCTCAAACCACCGACCGTCTCTGGGGTGCCCGCTTCAAAAGCGGTCCGTCCGAAGCCCTGGCGGCCTTGTCCCGTTGCCCCGAGCGCTACTTTCGCCTCACCCCGTACGACCTCGCCGGTTCCAAGGCGCATGCCCGTGAATTGCAGCGCGCCGGGCTGCTGAGCGAACAAGAAACCCAGACCATGCTCGACGCCCTGGAGCGCATCGGTGATGACTTCCGCGACGGCAGCATCGCGCCGACCCTGGATGACGAAGACGTCCACACCTTCATCGAACGCCTGCTGACCGAACGCCTCGGCGCGCTGGGCGGCAAGCTGCGCGCCGGCCGTTCACGCAACGACCAGACTGCCAACGACCTGCGCCTGTTCCTGCGTGATCACGTCCGCACCCTGGCCGTTGAAGTCCTGGCCCTGCAACAAGCCTTGGTGGATCAGGCCGAGCAGCACATCGAAAGCATCTGCCCAGGGTTCACTCACCTGCAGCAAGCCCAGCCGATCGTGTTCGCTCACCACTTGCTGGCCCACGCCCAATCGATGTTGCGTGACGTGCAACGCCTGGTGGACTGGGACGTACGCACTTCGCTGTCGCCACTCGGCGCGGCGGCCATGGCCGGTTCTGCCATCGCTCGTCTGCCGCAGCAGTCGGCCAAGGAAATGGGCTACAGCGGCGTGTGTGAAAACTCCATCGATGCCGTAGCCAGCCGCGATCACGTTGCCGAGTTCCTGTTCATTGCCAGCATGCTCGGGATCAACATCTCGCGCCTCGCCGAAGAGTTCTGCCTGTGGTCGTCGCGGCAATTTCGCTGGGTCGTGCTGGACGATGCCTACGCCACCGGCAGCTCGATCATGCCGCAGAAGAAGAACCCGGACATCGCTGAATTGGCGCGGGGCAAGGCGGGTCGTTTGATTGGCAACCTGACCGGTCTGCTCTCTACGCTGAAATCCCTGCCGCTGTCGTACAACCGCGACTTGAGCGAAGACAAAAACGGTGTGCTCGACAGCGTCGACACCCTGTTGCTGGTGCTGCCCGCCATGGCCGGGATGGTCGCAACCATGAAGGTCAACGTCGAAGAACTGCGGCGTCAGGCGCCACTGGGTTTCACTCTCGCCACCGAAGTCGCCGACTGGCTGGCCATGCGCGGCGTGCCGTTCAAGGAAGCCCACGAAATCACCGGTGCGCTGGTCCAGGCCTGTGAGAAACACGACATCGAATTGTGGGAAGCCTCCCCGGCGCTGTTGGCCGAAATTGACCCGCGCCTGACCGCGGAAGTGCGCGAGAGCCTGACCCTCGAAGCCGCCATCGCCGCCCGCAGTGGCTGGGGCGGCACCGCACCGCAACAGGTGCGCGAGCAGATTGGTCGACTGAAAACTGCCCTGGCTGCGCAGCAGCAATGGACCGAGAACTATCAGGGCTTTCGCCTTTAAGTCAGAGCACAAAACCTGTGGGAGCGGGCTTGCCCGCGATGAGGCCATCACATCCACATTTTTGTTGACTGACAGTCCGCTATCGCGGGCAAGCCCGCTCCCACAGGGACTGTGCTGACCTGAAATATCAGAGTACGGAGAAACAACATGAGCCAGACTCAGGCAGAACGACTCCAGTCGGAGCGCAAACTGGCGGAAAACCAGTTCGATATCACCCAGTACCACCATGTGCCACGGCGTTATTACGGGCGGATTTTCTTCGCCACCGTGATCGTCATTGCGATTATCGGCCTGGTACGAGCCTTCGCCGAAGGCAAGATCGAGTGGTCCTACATCGGCCAGTTCCTCACGTCCCAGGCGATCATGTGGGGCTTGCTCAACACCATCGTCATGGCGGTGCTGGCCATGGCACTGGGCATCGTTTTCGGGGTGATCACCGCGATCATGCGCATGTCGGCCAACCCGATCCTGCGCTACGTGGCGGTGACCTACACCTGGCTGTTCCGCGGTACGCCGCTGATCCTGCAACTGCTGTTGTGGTTCAACCTGGCGCTGATCTTCCCCACCATCGGCATCCCCGGTCTGTTCGAAATGGACACCGTGAGCCTGATGACCCCGTTCGCGGCCGCCCTCCTCGGCTTGAGCATCAACCAGGGCGCCTACACCGCCGAAGTGGTGCGAGCCGGCCTGCTGTCGGTGGACACCGGCCAGTACGAAGCCGCCAAGTCGATCGGCATGCCGCGCCTGCAAGCGCTGCGCCGGATCATCCTGCCGCAGGCCATGCGGGTGATCATTCCGCCGGTCGGTAACGAGTTCATCGGCATGGTGAAGATGACCTCGCTGGCGAGCGTCATCCAGTACTCGGAACTGCTCTACAACGCCCAGAACATCTACTACGCCAATGCCCGGGTCATGGAGCTGCTGATCGTCGCCGGTATCTGGTACCTGGCCACGGTCACCGTCCTGTCCTTCGGTCAAAGCCGTCTGGAGCGTCGTTTCGCTCGCGGCGCCGGCAAGCGTTCTTGAGGAGCCCCACATGAGAAGCATCGTCAAGGCCGTGAGCCTGAACAAGTACTACGACCATTTCCACGCGCTCAAGGACATCAACATCGAAGTCGAGCAAGGCGAAGTGCTGTGCATCATCGGCCCGTCCGGCTCCGGCAAAAGCACCCTGCTGCGCTGCGTGAATCAGCTGGAAAAAATCGACAAGGGCGGTCTTTGGGTCGATGGCGAACTGGTGGGTTACCGGATCGTCGGCAACAAGCTGCACGAACTCAACGAGTCGCAGATCGCCCGTCAACGCCTGGCCACCGGCATGGTGTTCCAGCGCTTCAACCTGTTCCCGCACATGACTGTGCTGCAAAACATCATCGAAGGGCCATGCCAGGTGCTCAAGCGTTCGCCCAAGGAGGCGCACGAGGAAGCCTTGGAATTGCTCGCTCGCGTCGGCCTGGCCGACAAGCGCAACAGCTACCCGATCGAACTCTCGGGTGGTCAGCAACAACGCGTCGCCATTGCCCGTGCACTGGCCATGCGGCCCAAGCTGATGCTGTTCGATGAGCCCACTTCGGCACTCGACCCGGAACTGGTCGGTGAGGTGCTGTCGGTGATGCGTGACCTCGCGCAAACCGGCATGACCATGATCGTCGTCACCCATGAACTGGGCTTCGCTCGCGAAGTGTCCAACCGCATGGTGTTCATGGACGGCGGGCAGATCGTGGAGGCTGGAAGCCCCGAAGAAATACTAATAAGTCCGCAAAACCCGCGCACCCAAAGCTTCATTTCTGCCGTTCGAACCTAAGCGTCCTTTGGCGCTCACAACACTCATAAGAGAACGACCATGAAGAACATTGTTATCCCAGCAGTACTCGCAGGCGTTATGGCTTCCGGCTTCACCTGGGCCGCCGAACTACCGGCCAGCATCAAGGAAAAAGGCGAGGTCGTGGTCGCGATCATGCCGAACTACCCGCCGATGGACTTCAAGGACCCGGCCACCAACACCCTCACCGGTCTTGACTACGACCTGGGCAATGCCTTGGCCGAACGTCTGGGCGTGAAGATCAAATGGCAGGAAACCGGCTTCGAGCAAATGATCAATGCGCTGACCACCGACCGTGTGGACATGGTGCTGTCGGGCATGACCGACACCGCCGAACGTCAGGCCAGCGTGACCTTCGTCGACTACTTCACCAGTGGTCCGCAGTTCTACACCTTGCAGAAAAACAAGGATTTCAACGAGATCATCGACCTGTGCGGCAAAAAAGTCGGCACCAGCCGCCGCACCACCTTCCCGGCTGAAATCGCCGAGTGGAGCAAGGCCAATTGCGAAGCCGCCGGCAAGCCTGCGATCAACGTGATCGGCACCGAAGGCTCCGCCGATGCCCGCGCGCAATTGCGTCAGAGCCGTATCGACGCGGCCATGCAGGGCAGCGAGACCCTGTCCTACCTGAAGACTCAGGAAAAGGACATGTACAAAACCGTGGGCCTGCCGATCTCCAAGCAGTTCACCGGGCTGGGCGTGAGCAAGAAAAAGCCTGAGCTGAGCGAGGCGGTGAAGGTCGCGTTGCAGAGCATGGTGGATGACGGCAGCTACCAGGCGATCCTGAAAAAGTGGGACCTGGAACTGGGGGCGATCAAGACTGTGACCATTAACGCCGGGAAATAAGGGATCGGCGTGATGCCTTTGTGGGAGCGAGCCTGCTCGCGATAGCGGTCTGTCAGGCGAAAGGGATGTTGAATGTGCCAGCCCAATCGCGAGCCGGCTCGTTCCCACAGGGTTCGGTGTTTATTTATGAATAGT of the Pseudomonas frederiksbergensis genome contains:
- a CDS encoding membrane integrity-associated transporter subunit PqiC; amino-acid sequence: MVYPLKISLVTALLLLAACRSDPIQFHTLIPAQPGLAARNSGAEIQIEGISVPPQVDRPQIVIRQGNSGMAILETEWWAASLVDELRSALIDQMVNSNPRRNVSVRIEVQRFDSIPGQYALIDVKWRLRNLSESDAALVTCRSTLQTPSGASIDELVAAQQNNVRRLAALISQAAGGIQKGCPSA
- a CDS encoding iron ABC transporter substrate-binding protein gives rise to the protein MNPPFPSFLKTALLATALVSAGYVYAADADGIVVYNAQHESLTKSWIEGFTKETGIKVTLRNGDDTEMGNQIVQEGTASPADVFLTENSPAMVLVDNAGLFAPVAPATLEQVGNAYRPAHGKWVGIAARSTVFVYNPSKLPEAELPKSLMDLAGPNWKGRWGASPAGADFQAIVAAVLELKGEVATLEWLKGMKTNFTAYRGNSSVLKAVNAGQIDSGVIYHYYSFGDQAKTGENSKNTTLHYFKHKDPGAFVSVSGGGVLASSKHKEQAQAFLKWITGKDGQAILKTGKSFEYAVGKNAESNPKLVPLQQLDAPTVDASKLDSKKAVELMTQAGLL
- a CDS encoding ABC transporter permease, with the protein product MPETLPAGVAEAIPANLRRRSRGLFAGRGGAWVIGLSVLISLLSLLPIAFVIGVSFQTGWATLVPLVFRPRVAELLINTVLLVVITIPLCVTLGLSLAWLTERTNLPGRRWWSLLATAPLAVPAFVHSYAWVSLVPPIHGLFAGVLVSVIAYFPFLYLPIAATLRRLDPAIEDVAESLGLKPWAIFFRVVLPQLRLAICGGALLVGLHLLAEYGLYAMIRFDTFTTAIFDQFKSTFNGPAAHMLASVLALCCLVMLTAESAARGTARYARVGSGSAREQRVVRLKPATTLLALTVQMATCALALGVPLVTLGNWLIAGGTQVWQMDELLPALEQTLLLGVAGAAVTTCAAIPIAWLSIRAPGRLQRVLESCNYITSSLPGIVVALALVTVTIHFARPIYQTTVTVLLAYLLMFLPRALVSLRAGIAQAPVELENMARSLGRSPARALWLITLRLAAPGAAAGAALVFLAITNELTATLLLAPNGTRTLATGFWAMTSEIDYAAAAPYALLMILLSLPLTGLLYHQSKRTAGR
- a CDS encoding ABC transporter ATP-binding protein → MNALELHSISKSYGAHQALESINLSVPTGSRTVIVGPSGSGKTTLLRMIAGFEFPDSGRLSLNGQTLVDSTHEVPAHQRLIGYVPQDGALFPHMTVAANIGFGLSIRGGAKQERVAELMDSVALDASMANRWPHELSGGQQQRVALARALAQQPRLMLLDEPFSALDTGLRGAMRKMVARLLTDAGVTTILVTHDQSEALSFADQLAVMRDGRLVQSGHPLDLYRYPEDEQTALFLGDAIVMPARIEAGWAHCDLGRIPVNNHRANKSAQIMLRPEQLQLVSIQPNPSKAGGCRAVVTERDFSGNTCTLTVELEALASGQQPGRSLMVRSSGLYAPPAGSAVHVSTIGHAHVLSET
- the xerC gene encoding tyrosine recombinase XerC, with protein sequence MIDLPATDSIPSKTNPLTLYLARLAPSSQLTMRYVLQDAADRLGFEDMNVEEIPWHNLQPEDVIALVATLRTDGYAPNTSSLYVNAVRGVMNEAWRMSLISQEHLLKMRSVKGIAGTRLSQGRNLRRTLIQELMAVCAADPRPQGLRDAAIIGILYGSGMRKSESVNLDLKQVDFAERSLRVTAKGNKQLIKYAPAWAFAKLNDWLELRRSLLKEGETDDSFLFNRIRRGSHITRERITKHAIYYIARQRGAQVGVKIMPHDFRRSFITRVIEEYDLSIAQKLAHHSNIQTTANYDVRDDNERRRAVDRFDL